The following coding sequences are from one Tolumonas lignilytica window:
- a CDS encoding chemotaxis protein CheA, which produces MFDQEQWEQLLASFLEEAKELIQSAETALLALDEQVVDAETINGLFRAMHTLKGSAGLFSLDGFVRFAHHMENLIMRVRDGELTLNSDMVTALLSALDVLGNELTHLEQTGTPSALDTDNPQLLALLQQLTGETVATPPATTTESADTIERHPAPEDKPASWHISLRFDRQLLQYGFDPASFVRYLNKLGTVQHLYLLQNDLPAWPDFQAEQCYLGLELDLQTEASKTEIESVFEFIQELAQIRILPPDSHVEDYLALIDALPQDKDRLGEILIASGLLTESELQRSLQKQTAQSPAPKIGDVLIQEGNVPAVAVDAALQKQQQIREQKQHDSALLKISAKKMDELINLVGELVIAAAGGEMLARQHGNSTLQEAMSTINQHVEQIREVALQLRMVEIGDTFMRFHRLVRDTSKELNKEIQLHIEGADTELDKTVVDKIADPLTHLVRNALDHGIEPAEERLSAGKNVKGMVRLNAYHESGNVVIEVQDDGRGLNPGRIREKALEKGLISTTDQLNDQALYQLIFAPGFSTAESISNLSGRGVGMDVVKRSIDALRGTIELDSIPGRGCCVRIRLPLTLAIIDGFLISVGETPLVLPLQSVTECLEARYADIGDRTYSYLELRGKPLPIVRLREHFGVESKKPQRENIVVVRQGKQQLGLVVDTLLGEQQIVIKPLGALFEHLHDISGSSILGSGHVALILDIPGLQQRVHHRLNITMATPCEMRQADQGRNT; this is translated from the coding sequence ATGTTTGATCAGGAACAGTGGGAACAGTTGCTGGCCAGTTTTCTGGAAGAGGCTAAAGAGCTGATTCAGAGTGCAGAAACAGCCTTGCTGGCTCTGGATGAGCAAGTCGTGGATGCCGAGACCATCAATGGTCTTTTTCGGGCCATGCACACGCTAAAAGGGTCTGCCGGGTTGTTTTCCTTAGATGGTTTCGTCCGGTTTGCGCATCACATGGAAAATCTGATCATGCGCGTACGTGATGGCGAACTGACGCTCAACAGCGACATGGTCACGGCATTATTGAGTGCGCTTGATGTTTTAGGTAACGAACTCACCCATCTGGAGCAAACCGGCACACCTTCTGCGCTGGATACTGACAACCCGCAATTACTCGCCTTATTGCAACAGTTGACGGGTGAAACAGTTGCCACGCCCCCCGCCACCACCACCGAATCTGCCGATACAATTGAACGACACCCAGCCCCCGAAGATAAGCCTGCCAGTTGGCATATCTCCTTGCGTTTCGACAGGCAGTTGTTGCAATACGGTTTCGACCCTGCCTCATTTGTTCGTTATTTGAATAAGTTAGGCACCGTACAACACCTCTATCTACTGCAAAACGACTTGCCTGCCTGGCCCGATTTTCAGGCGGAACAATGCTATCTCGGGCTGGAGCTGGATCTCCAAACTGAGGCCAGTAAAACCGAAATAGAATCCGTTTTTGAATTCATTCAGGAGCTGGCGCAGATCCGGATATTGCCTCCCGACAGTCATGTAGAAGACTATCTGGCACTGATTGACGCACTGCCACAGGATAAAGATCGGCTGGGTGAAATCCTGATCGCCAGTGGCTTACTCACCGAAAGTGAATTGCAACGCAGTCTGCAGAAACAAACGGCGCAATCCCCTGCTCCCAAAATCGGCGATGTTCTGATTCAGGAAGGAAACGTTCCGGCGGTGGCGGTCGATGCCGCGCTGCAAAAACAGCAACAGATCCGCGAACAGAAACAGCATGACAGCGCACTGCTGAAGATCTCCGCCAAAAAAATGGATGAACTAATCAATCTGGTCGGTGAACTGGTCATTGCGGCTGCGGGTGGCGAAATGCTGGCCAGACAGCACGGCAATTCCACGCTGCAGGAAGCCATGTCGACAATCAACCAGCATGTGGAACAGATCCGGGAAGTGGCATTGCAACTTCGCATGGTTGAGATTGGTGATACCTTCATGCGTTTTCACCGGCTGGTTAGAGATACCAGCAAAGAGCTGAACAAAGAGATCCAGCTGCACATTGAAGGGGCTGACACCGAACTGGATAAAACCGTCGTGGATAAGATCGCCGATCCACTGACGCATCTGGTACGTAACGCCCTTGATCACGGTATTGAACCAGCAGAAGAACGATTGAGCGCCGGGAAAAACGTCAAGGGCATGGTTCGTCTCAACGCCTATCATGAATCCGGTAATGTGGTGATCGAGGTTCAGGATGATGGTCGCGGTTTAAATCCTGGCCGCATCCGCGAAAAGGCCCTCGAGAAAGGGCTGATAAGCACCACTGACCAATTGAATGACCAAGCGCTGTATCAGCTGATTTTTGCTCCTGGTTTTTCCACGGCTGAGAGCATCAGCAACCTGTCCGGCCGCGGTGTTGGCATGGATGTGGTCAAACGCAGTATTGACGCACTGCGCGGCACCATTGAACTCGATTCCATTCCCGGCAGAGGTTGCTGTGTCCGAATTCGCCTGCCACTGACGTTGGCCATCATTGATGGTTTCCTGATCAGTGTGGGAGAAACACCCTTAGTCCTGCCATTGCAATCAGTCACCGAATGTCTGGAAGCTCGGTATGCCGATATTGGTGATCGAACTTACAGTTATCTTGAATTACGGGGAAAGCCGCTCCCGATCGTGCGCTTACGCGAACACTTTGGGGTCGAGAGTAAAAAACCTCAGCGGGAAAATATTGTGGTTGTCCGGCAAGGCAAGCAGCAGTTGGGGTTGGTGGTCGATACCTTGCTGGGTGAGCAACAGATCGTCATCAAACCACTCGGTGCTCTCTTTGAGCATCTGCACGATATCAGCGGCTCCAGCATTTTAGGTTCAGGGCACGTTGCACTGATCCTGGATATTCCCGGCTTACAGCAACGTGTTCACCATCGCCTGAATATCACGATGGCAACACCATGCGAAATGCGACAAGCAGATCAAGGGAGAAACACATAA
- a CDS encoding CheR family methyltransferase, whose protein sequence is MDTRLPALSEHDFHIIRHLMADISGIQMASHKKALAAGRLMKRLRALQLDSFSDYVSLLQQPQYQEERRIVVDLLTTNETFFFREKPHFDLLLDLVRQHPQRALRLWSAACSSGEEVYSLAMTLSEGLTQGTHWEIVGSDICRQALDKAQQAIYPLQRTENIPPTWLSRYCMKGVQDMEGLFRVQTSLCQHTRFLCLNLNEPLPATLGSFDIIFLRNMLIYFDKDTKNQILQRVLQQLKPGGLLFVGHSEGLQNSTLPLTPYATAVYRKNL, encoded by the coding sequence ATGGATACCAGACTGCCCGCATTAAGCGAACATGATTTTCATATCATCCGCCATCTGATGGCAGATATATCCGGTATTCAGATGGCTTCACACAAAAAAGCATTAGCGGCAGGTCGGTTGATGAAGCGCTTACGTGCGTTACAGCTCGACAGTTTTTCTGATTACGTGAGCCTGCTGCAACAGCCACAATATCAGGAGGAACGGCGGATCGTGGTCGATCTGCTCACCACCAATGAAACCTTCTTCTTTCGCGAAAAACCACATTTCGATCTGCTACTGGACTTAGTGCGACAACATCCACAGAGAGCCTTGCGGCTCTGGAGTGCCGCCTGTTCTTCCGGAGAGGAGGTCTATTCACTGGCAATGACGCTGTCTGAAGGTCTGACGCAAGGCACACATTGGGAAATTGTGGGTTCTGATATCTGTCGGCAAGCTTTAGATAAAGCACAACAGGCCATCTACCCCTTGCAACGAACGGAAAATATTCCCCCGACCTGGCTCAGCCGCTATTGCATGAAAGGCGTACAGGATATGGAGGGGCTGTTCCGTGTGCAGACATCGCTCTGCCAGCATACCCGGTTTTTGTGTCTCAACCTGAATGAACCACTGCCAGCCACTCTCGGTAGCTTCGATATTATATTTCTTCGGAATATGCTGATTTATTTTGATAAAGATACAAAAAACCAGATCTTGCAACGAGTCTTGCAACAGTTAAAACCCGGTGGCTTACTGTTTGTCGGACACTCGGAAGGGCTGCAAAACAGCACTCTTCCACTGACACCCTATGCGACAGCGGTATACAGGAAAAACCTATGA
- a CDS encoding methyl-accepting chemotaxis protein codes for MFNSIRLRTRLLFAFMTLTLISVVIGGIGYLNMGKINQMSQTITQRDLVGLGKIKDANTIRNDIARTVRDMMLVPTQELRSSDSAKLQQQMSALESNIDEASKLIITEHGKETLQNFAHTWSIYKSGVNHMIDLINQQPLPTETTAFRYLQYEFMSIISDSVTQLDALSKNMELQSKNTGDAINALYKASSQQMFIIILVAAVLGIAMGFFIAYQIVRQLGGEPNYAAEITRQIAAGNLTVNVETNENNKHSLLYAMKEMVEKLNHILSEVRTSSDTLASASEEVSATSQSLSQAASEQSASVEETSASIEQIASSIEQNTDNAKVTDAIASKNTQDIERGGQSVKETVNAMKQIAGKISIIDDIAYQTNLLALNAAIEAARAGEHGKGFAVVAAEVRKLAERSQIAAQEISQVAGSSVSLAEQAGNLFEQLVPDIKRTSDLVQEITAASQEQASGVIQINVAMGQLSQITQQNASASEELAATAEEMTAQAGQLMDLINYFKVNTEPFRQAQAAPVQKTQPAKTRRSQTRAENFQPETTNGQFVQF; via the coding sequence ATGTTTAACAGCATACGCTTAAGGACTCGCCTGCTCTTCGCCTTTATGACGTTAACACTGATCTCTGTCGTTATCGGTGGTATTGGCTATTTAAACATGGGCAAAATCAATCAAATGAGCCAGACCATCACTCAACGGGATTTGGTCGGGTTAGGTAAAATCAAAGATGCAAACACGATCCGCAATGATATTGCCCGAACAGTGCGCGATATGATGCTGGTTCCGACCCAGGAACTCCGCAGTAGTGACAGCGCCAAGCTGCAGCAGCAAATGTCTGCGCTGGAAAGTAATATTGACGAAGCCAGTAAACTTATTATTACCGAACACGGTAAAGAGACACTGCAAAATTTTGCTCATACCTGGTCCATCTATAAGTCTGGTGTCAATCATATGATTGACCTGATCAATCAACAGCCATTGCCCACCGAAACCACCGCCTTCCGATACCTGCAATATGAGTTCATGAGCATTATTAGTGATTCGGTAACTCAGTTAGACGCGCTGAGCAAAAACATGGAGCTGCAATCCAAAAATACCGGGGATGCCATTAACGCCCTCTACAAAGCAAGTTCGCAACAGATGTTTATCATTATTCTGGTTGCAGCCGTATTGGGGATCGCAATGGGGTTCTTTATTGCTTATCAAATTGTGCGACAACTGGGTGGTGAACCCAACTATGCAGCCGAAATAACCCGCCAGATTGCCGCCGGGAATCTCACGGTTAATGTTGAAACCAACGAAAACAACAAGCACTCCCTGCTCTATGCCATGAAAGAGATGGTCGAAAAACTAAACCATATTCTCAGTGAAGTGCGCACATCGTCAGATACATTAGCCAGTGCCTCAGAGGAAGTCAGTGCCACATCGCAATCGTTAAGTCAGGCAGCCAGTGAGCAATCGGCCAGTGTCGAAGAAACCTCTGCCTCGATAGAGCAAATCGCCTCATCTATCGAACAAAACACCGATAACGCCAAAGTGACCGATGCCATAGCTTCTAAAAACACCCAAGACATAGAACGCGGTGGGCAATCGGTCAAAGAAACGGTAAACGCGATGAAACAGATCGCTGGCAAGATCAGCATCATTGACGATATCGCCTACCAGACTAATCTGCTGGCGCTCAATGCCGCCATCGAAGCCGCCCGTGCCGGCGAACACGGTAAAGGCTTTGCTGTCGTGGCTGCGGAAGTGAGAAAACTGGCGGAACGCAGCCAGATCGCTGCCCAGGAAATTAGCCAGGTCGCAGGCAGCAGCGTTTCACTGGCAGAACAGGCCGGAAATCTGTTTGAACAACTGGTGCCGGATATTAAACGCACGTCTGATCTGGTGCAGGAAATCACTGCAGCATCACAAGAGCAAGCCAGTGGCGTCATTCAAATCAATGTTGCCATGGGACAACTCAGTCAGATCACGCAACAAAATGCTTCCGCTTCCGAAGAATTGGCCGCCACGGCGGAAGAGATGACCGCACAAGCCGGACAGCTCATGGATTTAATCAATTATTTTAAGGTCAACACAGAGCCCTTCCGGCAGGCTCAAGCAGCCCCAGTTCAGAAAACACAACCCGCTAAAACCAGAAGATCTCAAACTCGGGCGGAAAATTTCCAACCGGAGACCACAAACGGACAGTTTGTCCAGTTTTAG
- a CDS encoding ammonium transporter — protein sequence MLVETTNAIATLTSGADTLFLLLGAVMVLAMHAGFAFLELGTVRSKNQVNALVKIITDFGISTLAYFFIGYYLAYDKSFLSSASTLMTQNGLELTRFFFLLTFAAAIPAIVSGGIAERARFYPMLCSSFLIVGLVYPFFEGIAWNGRFGIQQWFTTQFGAPFHDFAGSVVVHAVGGWIGLVALTLLGMRRGRVRGSQIFSFAPSNIPMLALGAWILIVGWFGFNVMSAQKLSGISGLVAVNSLMAMVGGTLVAMLMGKNDPGFIHNGPLAGLVAVCAGSDLMHPVGALIVGGVAGAIFIVVFTQLQKRPQIDDVLGVWPLHGLCGAWGGIAAGIFGSQALGGVGGVSFMSQLLGTLLGITIAVVGGFLVYGTMKKVVGLRLSQEEEHEGADLAIHKISAVMDDIQS from the coding sequence ATGTTGGTGGAAACCACAAACGCAATAGCAACCCTAACCAGTGGTGCAGATACCCTGTTCTTATTGCTGGGTGCTGTCATGGTGCTGGCAATGCACGCAGGCTTTGCTTTTCTGGAACTGGGAACGGTACGCAGCAAAAACCAGGTCAACGCCCTGGTTAAAATCATTACCGATTTCGGCATCTCAACCTTAGCCTATTTTTTCATCGGTTATTATCTGGCCTACGATAAAAGTTTCCTCAGCAGCGCCAGCACACTGATGACGCAAAATGGTCTGGAACTGACCCGCTTTTTCTTCCTGCTGACCTTTGCCGCGGCAATTCCGGCGATTGTCAGTGGTGGCATCGCTGAACGTGCCCGTTTTTATCCGATGCTGTGCAGCTCCTTCTTGATCGTAGGTTTGGTATACCCTTTCTTCGAGGGGATTGCCTGGAATGGCCGGTTCGGTATTCAACAATGGTTTACTACTCAGTTTGGTGCGCCTTTCCATGATTTCGCGGGTTCCGTCGTGGTGCACGCCGTAGGTGGCTGGATTGGGCTGGTTGCATTAACCCTGCTCGGCATGCGCCGGGGCCGGGTACGTGGCAGCCAGATTTTCAGTTTTGCCCCATCGAATATTCCAATGTTGGCATTAGGTGCCTGGATCCTGATTGTTGGTTGGTTTGGCTTTAACGTCATGTCAGCACAAAAATTGAGTGGTATCAGTGGATTAGTTGCCGTTAACTCCTTAATGGCCATGGTCGGTGGTACGCTGGTTGCCATGCTGATGGGTAAAAACGACCCTGGTTTTATCCATAACGGTCCATTGGCTGGTCTGGTTGCTGTGTGTGCCGGTTCTGACCTGATGCATCCTGTCGGCGCCCTGATTGTGGGTGGTGTTGCCGGTGCGATTTTTATTGTGGTATTTACCCAATTGCAAAAACGTCCGCAGATCGATGACGTATTGGGTGTCTGGCCATTACATGGCCTGTGCGGTGCCTGGGGTGGTATTGCTGCCGGTATTTTTGGTAGTCAGGCATTGGGGGGTGTAGGCGGTGTGTCTTTCATGTCACAACTGCTGGGTACTCTGCTCGGTATCACAATTGCCGTCGTCGGTGGTTTCCTTGTGTACGGCACCATGAAAAAAGTCGTAGGCCTGCGCTTGTCTCAGGAAGAAGAGCATGAAGGTGCCGACCTGGCCATCCATAAGATCAGTGCCGTCATGGACGACATCCAGTCTTAA
- a CDS encoding methyl-accepting chemotaxis protein, with amino-acid sequence MMLFKNLRLRTRLIMAFLTMSVVTAIVGSIGYFNMRDINNMAIEMYQKDLRGLESAAKARMNFVAIGRYLRAAMLADTDAQKQQHLQVFSQSMDNVETAMSDARTKFTTAEGQALIADFYRNWSDYKNDANKVTAMVKMDQLHQINDANEYLEGEMAPVIQRVQDLLNKIVSQKSQHSAEQAAEAQVIYEHSSMLMFTASIAGILVGLVMGFFIAYRIVKQLGGEPDYATEISRQIAAGNLTVDVETNENNKHSLLYAMKEMVGKLSHIIGEVRTSSDALASASEEVSATSQSLSQAASEQAASVEETSASMEQISSSVAQNTENAKVTDAISSKAAQDVERGGESVKETVNAMKQIASKISIIDDIAYQTNLLALNAAIEAARAGEHGKGFAVVAAEVRKLAERSQIAAQEIGQVASSSVSLAEQAGKLFEQLVPDIKRTSDLVQEITAASQEQSSGVAQINVAMGQLSQITQQNASASEELAATAEEMTAQAGQLTDLINYFQVTNTNSPQAANLKSTRPVKSKVKQTRPERLQTDHGDEQFVQF; translated from the coding sequence ATGATGCTGTTTAAAAATCTGCGTTTACGCACACGCCTGATAATGGCATTTCTGACGATGTCTGTTGTTACCGCTATCGTTGGCAGTATTGGTTATTTCAATATGCGCGATATCAACAACATGGCCATCGAAATGTATCAAAAAGATTTACGTGGTCTGGAGTCTGCAGCCAAAGCCAGAATGAATTTTGTAGCTATCGGCAGATATCTGCGTGCCGCCATGCTGGCTGATACAGATGCCCAAAAGCAGCAACATCTGCAAGTTTTTAGTCAAAGCATGGATAACGTAGAAACAGCAATGAGCGATGCCAGAACGAAATTCACTACTGCGGAAGGCCAAGCTCTGATTGCCGATTTTTATCGTAATTGGTCCGATTATAAAAATGATGCCAATAAAGTTACCGCCATGGTGAAAATGGACCAATTACACCAAATCAATGATGCTAACGAATACCTTGAAGGTGAAATGGCGCCAGTGATTCAACGAGTTCAGGATCTGTTAAACAAAATTGTGTCACAAAAATCACAGCATTCTGCCGAACAAGCAGCTGAAGCACAGGTGATCTACGAACACAGTTCCATGTTGATGTTTACCGCCAGCATCGCGGGTATTCTGGTTGGCTTGGTAATGGGTTTTTTCATTGCTTATCGCATTGTGAAACAACTGGGTGGCGAACCGGATTATGCTACTGAAATCAGCCGCCAGATCGCCGCCGGTAATCTCACGGTTGATGTTGAAACCAATGAAAACAACAAACATTCCCTGCTCTATGCCATGAAAGAAATGGTCGGAAAACTCAGCCACATAATCGGCGAAGTTCGAACCTCTTCCGATGCACTGGCCAGTGCGTCGGAAGAGGTCAGCGCCACATCGCAATCATTAAGTCAGGCCGCCAGCGAACAAGCTGCCAGTGTCGAGGAAACCTCCGCCTCGATGGAGCAAATATCCTCTTCTGTTGCACAGAATACCGAAAATGCCAAAGTCACGGATGCTATCTCTTCCAAGGCAGCACAAGACGTCGAACGCGGTGGTGAGTCGGTCAAGGAAACGGTAAACGCCATGAAACAGATCGCCAGCAAGATCAGCATCATTGATGATATCGCCTACCAGACCAACCTACTGGCACTCAATGCCGCCATCGAGGCTGCACGAGCAGGCGAACACGGTAAAGGCTTCGCTGTCGTGGCTGCGGAAGTGAGAAAACTGGCGGAACGCAGCCAGATCGCAGCCCAGGAAATTGGGCAGGTTGCCAGCAGCAGCGTCTCACTGGCAGAACAGGCCGGCAAACTGTTTGAACAATTGGTGCCGGATATTAAACGCACTTCAGATCTGGTACAGGAAATTACCGCCGCATCGCAAGAACAATCCAGTGGTGTCGCCCAAATCAATGTCGCCATGGGACAACTCAGCCAGATCACGCAACAAAATGCTTCCGCCTCCGAAGAATTGGCTGCCACGGCGGAAGAGATGACCGCACAAGCCGGACAATTAACCGATTTGATCAATTACTTCCAAGTAACCAATACAAATTCTCCTCAGGCAGCCAACCTAAAATCGACACGCCCCGTGAAAAGCAAAGTAAAACAAACCAGGCCAGAGCGCTTACAGACAGATCATGGCGATGAACAATTTGTGCAGTTTTAG
- a CDS encoding STAS domain-containing protein — MPVTLEETTVGQWCMSLRGPLTIYEVAEIQGALKPLTAPESLTIDLHDVDEIDTAGLQLLLALHQWLGQHLHLIRHSQAVIEIIDLFQLAAFFGDDIVLPQH; from the coding sequence ATGCCGGTCACATTGGAAGAGACCACCGTTGGGCAGTGGTGTATGTCGTTGCGTGGTCCATTAACCATCTATGAAGTGGCAGAGATACAGGGTGCCCTGAAACCGCTGACGGCACCTGAATCATTGACCATTGATTTACATGATGTGGATGAAATCGACACCGCCGGGTTGCAGCTCCTGCTGGCACTGCATCAATGGCTGGGTCAACACCTGCATCTGATCCGTCACTCTCAGGCCGTTATCGAAATTATCGACCTGTTTCAACTCGCCGCCTTTTTTGGCGATGATATCGTGCTGCCACAGCATTAA
- a CDS encoding methyl-accepting chemotaxis protein yields the protein MFGAHDNDSAITKTLDDTQIKLASVIDAFHSGLAHKAELQQTIGDLAQYMDEMKKMAASVQVLASQTNLLALNAAIEAARAGDAGRGFAVVADEVRTLSTKSGETGRDIGKKIESITAAIQATIDAAHRLVQHDEKNLALLDRSVNEVTEHLGEEINLLHEAGHRLHALSCETETNIEQIIIKLQFQDRVNQILSHLQSDMKHIAGTVDSNISLLDETRWKRDFQQRFTTEEEYQGRVSQTTNSDITFF from the coding sequence ATGTTTGGTGCTCATGACAATGATTCTGCCATCACCAAAACGCTTGATGACACGCAAATCAAACTGGCCTCCGTCATCGACGCCTTTCATTCCGGTTTAGCTCACAAAGCGGAATTGCAGCAGACCATCGGTGATCTCGCGCAGTACATGGACGAAATGAAAAAGATGGCCGCCTCCGTGCAGGTGCTGGCCAGCCAGACCAACCTGCTGGCGCTGAATGCCGCGATTGAGGCGGCACGGGCTGGTGATGCCGGCCGCGGTTTTGCCGTGGTCGCTGATGAAGTGCGAACCTTATCAACCAAATCCGGAGAAACCGGCCGGGATATCGGTAAAAAAATAGAATCCATCACAGCAGCCATTCAGGCCACCATTGATGCCGCCCACCGTCTGGTGCAACACGATGAAAAAAATCTGGCGTTGCTAGACCGCTCCGTCAATGAAGTCACCGAACATCTGGGCGAGGAAATCAACCTGCTGCACGAAGCCGGGCACCGGTTACACGCCCTTTCTTGTGAAACAGAAACTAACATAGAACAAATCATCATCAAGTTGCAGTTTCAGGATCGCGTCAATCAGATCCTGAGTCACTTGCAGAGCGACATGAAACATATTGCCGGTACAGTTGATAGCAATATCAGTTTACTGGATGAAACCCGTTGGAAACGCGATTTCCAACAACGATTTACGACAGAAGAAGAATATCAAGGGCGCGTCAGTCAGACCACAAACAGCGATATTACGTTTTTTTGA
- a CDS encoding response regulator, which yields MGKTVLVVDDSMSIRQLVKATLLTKGYNVVDASDGIEALSKLGSQRVNLVISDVNMPNMDGISLLKAIKAKPEHRFTPVIMLTTESQEAQKRAGQAAGAKAWIVKPFQPEQMLAAVEKLIM from the coding sequence ATGGGTAAAACGGTATTAGTAGTTGATGATTCGATGTCTATCCGTCAGCTGGTCAAAGCGACCCTGCTGACCAAGGGTTACAACGTGGTCGATGCCAGTGATGGTATTGAAGCGCTGAGTAAACTCGGCTCACAACGCGTCAATTTAGTCATCAGTGACGTCAATATGCCCAATATGGATGGCATCTCCCTCCTCAAAGCCATTAAGGCGAAACCCGAGCATCGGTTCACTCCCGTGATCATGTTAACAACAGAATCACAGGAAGCACAGAAACGTGCAGGGCAAGCTGCCGGGGCAAAAGCCTGGATTGTGAAACCATTCCAGCCCGAACAAATGCTGGCCGCTGTTGAAAAATTAATCATGTAG
- a CDS encoding chemotaxis protein CheD, with the protein MKQPLYLNPGGYFFGQLDGELITLLGSCVSLCAWHPQKRLLLATHVVLPERPADSLLKDTRYGDVVLQCALADVFRHKTQISDYKLALFGGSTTLYNENDYNHCVGSRNVEYMQYVVQNVMNSTLSRKDTGGTQHRRLQIDGIHGRFRVSLLGKNSP; encoded by the coding sequence ATGAAACAGCCGTTGTATCTCAACCCTGGAGGCTATTTTTTTGGCCAGCTCGATGGCGAACTGATCACCCTGTTAGGGTCTTGTGTCTCATTATGCGCCTGGCATCCGCAGAAACGGTTATTACTGGCAACTCATGTTGTATTACCGGAACGCCCGGCAGATAGTTTATTGAAAGACACACGGTATGGTGATGTAGTGCTCCAATGTGCACTGGCCGATGTATTCCGGCACAAAACGCAGATCAGTGATTATAAATTGGCATTATTTGGTGGTAGTACCACTCTGTATAACGAAAATGACTATAACCACTGCGTCGGTTCCCGGAATGTGGAATATATGCAGTATGTGGTGCAAAACGTCATGAACAGTACGTTAAGTCGCAAAGACACAGGCGGTACCCAACACCGGCGGTTGCAAATCGATGGCATTCATGGCCGTTTTCGTGTTTCGTTACTGGGAAAAAACTCGCCTTAA
- a CDS encoding chemotaxis protein CheW has protein sequence MEALQSNVVQSNMPYLAINDWGAGQNLSFHCMQTALALPIDRVREIIEYGQVTTVPLMPNYIRGVINLRGNVVPVIDLAQRFGASPTEIGRRTCIIILELPIGNTIQPAGLIVDSVDEVLDIDPGQIEPPPEFGAGISSQFILGMARRDNGFLIILKAEALFSADELQRMQESRGVDISLRE, from the coding sequence ATGGAAGCGTTACAAAGTAATGTTGTGCAGAGCAACATGCCCTATCTCGCCATCAATGACTGGGGTGCTGGCCAAAATTTATCATTTCATTGCATGCAGACCGCACTGGCCCTCCCCATTGATCGAGTTAGGGAAATTATCGAATATGGTCAGGTGACAACGGTTCCTTTAATGCCAAACTATATTCGAGGAGTGATCAATTTACGTGGCAATGTCGTCCCCGTAATTGATTTAGCCCAGCGCTTCGGCGCCAGCCCCACAGAGATAGGGCGTCGAACCTGCATCATCATTTTGGAACTTCCGATCGGTAATACCATCCAGCCAGCAGGGCTTATCGTCGATTCTGTCGATGAGGTGCTGGATATCGACCCTGGTCAGATAGAGCCCCCTCCTGAATTTGGAGCCGGTATCAGCAGCCAGTTTATTCTCGGCATGGCACGCCGCGACAATGGTTTCCTGATCATCCTGAAAGCCGAAGCCCTGTTCAGTGCCGACGAACTGCAACGGATGCAGGAATCCCGGGGAGTCGACATTAGTCTCAGGGAGTAG